The genomic window CGCCCGCACGAAAGAGAAATCCCTGCATGCGCGTCCAGCCAGGCACGAGCGACATGCCTGGCGACAGCAAATGTTTGTTGTAGGTGCCGGTCTGCGGGTCGATGAGGTGCACGGGCGCCAGATCGCATTCTCCGCGTTGAGCTGCGGCGACGCCTCCATGGCTGCCGATGGCGATCACCCGCGCGGCGAAGCCGCGCTCTGCCAAGGCGCCGATGACGACATCAAGCGCGACGTCATGGCTGCCCATGATCACGATGTCGGGGGCGCGCGCGGCGCTGCCAATCAAGGTGACCTCGGCGCGTGTACCGGCGTCCATCGCATTGGCAAGCGCGTCAATCTCCAGAAAGCCGTCCGATTGCGAGAAGGTCGTGACCGAGCCGGAGCCTTTCGCGGAGGGAAACGCCACCTTGCCCTCAGGACTGTCGATCAGAGACACCAGCACAAATTCCTTGCGGCCCAATTCGGAAGCAATGCGGGCCGGGACTGTTGCCATCTCCGTCTTTGCCGTTTCCGGGGGTAGACCGGCGCGCGCGCGGATGACCGGCGCGACAAAAGCGTGGAAGGTGAAGATCGCGGACGTCGGAAAGCCAGGGAGCACGATCAACGGCTTGCCGTTCACCGCCGCCAGACATAGCGGCTTGCCCGGTTTCAGCGCGACGCCATGCACCAGAATGCCGGGCTTGCCGAGTTTCGTGACGATGCGGTGCGACAGATCGCCGGCACCTTTGGACGTGCCGCCCGACAGAATGACCACGTCACAATCCGCCAGCGCCCGGCGCATCGCGGTTTCGAGCGCCTTTTCGTCATCCGGGAAAGCGCCGAATGCGATCGGCTCGCCGCCGGCTTCGGTGACGGCGGCGGCGATGATCGCACCGTTGCTGTCATAAATGCCGGCGGGCCGCAGCGGTTGGCCAAGCGGCACGAGTTCGTCGCCGGTCGACAGCACGGCCACGCGCGGCTTTCGGATCGCATCCACCTTGTCGATGCCGCATGCAGCCAGCATGCCGATCTCACGGGAACTGATGCGCGTGAGGCGGCGCAGCAGGGTTTCGCCGCGGGCAATGTCGGTACCGGCATAAGCGATGAACTGGCC from Pseudorhodoplanes sp. includes these protein-coding regions:
- a CDS encoding molybdopterin biosynthesis protein; the protein is MSAKSEASADLLAAIRQAARQEQFLEVVSPEQARERFTRPIDLSPLPAESLPLADALGRVLAHDIAAPVDVPSFDRSGVDGFAVRCADTAGAMEQAPRHLQLNEEVIACGHAPLLEVQSGTATVIATGGMIPRGADAVVMIEHTELLDEGGAPRIEVRRAAAPGQFIAYAGTDIARGETLLRRLTRISSREIGMLAACGIDKVDAIRKPRVAVLSTGDELVPLGQPLRPAGIYDSNGAIIAAAVTEAGGEPIAFGAFPDDEKALETAMRRALADCDVVILSGGTSKGAGDLSHRIVTKLGKPGILVHGVALKPGKPLCLAAVNGKPLIVLPGFPTSAIFTFHAFVAPVIRARAGLPPETAKTEMATVPARIASELGRKEFVLVSLIDSPEGKVAFPSAKGSGSVTTFSQSDGFLEIDALANAMDAGTRAEVTLIGSAARAPDIVIMGSHDVALDVVIGALAERGFAARVIAIGSHGGVAAAQRGECDLAPVHLIDPQTGTYNKHLLSPGMSLVPGWTRMQGFLFRAGDTRFENKTADEAITAAVADSSCLMINRNAGAGTRVLIDKLLGGKRPPGYANQPRSHNAVAAAIAQGRADWGVAIEPVARLYELKFLPLAPEQYDFILVDERRHRPAVQTFLAILDDEKTKEQIRALGMTPSAN